The following are from one region of the Vibrio hyugaensis genome:
- a CDS encoding TDT family transporter, with product MIQRTKAKVMGAPTPMAGLALGIASLGWSWENFAELHGYGQWISAGIASVLLAILATKFLFHNHLLRQDLAHPVVGSVVPTFAMGTMVVSNSLGHFFPVAGDVLWLVAVALHIVFLVSFLYHRAKDFELHHMVPSWFVPPVGIIVADVSFSGNPVLAPIAHGALVFGMVAYAVMLPMMIYRFMFTHEIPDAAKPTMAIMAAPASLSLAGYLTVTATPSPVIIALLFGIAVLMTAIIYLAFFKLLRLPFSPGYAAFTFPMVIGATALFKTANWMEANGLAAHYVQQVRGLAGIELIVATIVVTYVGLQYINNLLIQPRLMTTHHA from the coding sequence ATGATTCAAAGAACAAAAGCAAAAGTAATGGGAGCACCAACCCCAATGGCGGGTCTGGCTCTTGGTATTGCGAGCTTAGGTTGGAGTTGGGAAAACTTCGCCGAATTACATGGCTATGGACAGTGGATTAGCGCAGGTATTGCAAGCGTATTGCTAGCAATCTTGGCGACTAAATTTCTTTTTCACAATCATTTGTTGAGACAAGATCTTGCGCACCCTGTGGTGGGTAGTGTCGTTCCGACTTTCGCGATGGGAACCATGGTGGTTTCAAATTCTCTAGGGCACTTTTTCCCTGTTGCAGGTGACGTGCTTTGGTTAGTGGCGGTAGCTCTACATATCGTGTTCCTAGTGAGCTTCTTGTACCACCGCGCGAAAGACTTCGAACTACACCACATGGTGCCAAGCTGGTTCGTACCACCAGTGGGTATTATCGTTGCAGACGTGTCTTTCTCAGGTAACCCAGTGCTTGCACCTATTGCACACGGTGCGTTGGTCTTCGGTATGGTGGCTTACGCGGTGATGTTGCCAATGATGATCTACCGTTTCATGTTCACTCATGAAATCCCAGATGCAGCAAAACCAACCATGGCAATCATGGCGGCACCAGCAAGCCTATCGTTAGCGGGTTACTTAACGGTAACGGCAACACCTTCACCAGTGATTATTGCTCTGTTGTTTGGTATCGCGGTATTGATGACAGCCATCATCTACTTAGCCTTCTTTAAATTGCTAAGACTGCCATTTAGCCCTGGCTATGCAGCGTTTACCTTCCCAATGGTGATTGGTGCAACGGCTCTATTCAAAACAGCAAATTGGATGGAAGCAAATGGTTTAGCAGCGCACTATGTACAACAAGTTCGCGGTCTAGCAGGCATCGAATTGATTGTGGCAACGATTGTGGTGACTTACGTAGGTTTGCAATACATCAATAACTTACTAATCCAACCACGCTTGATGACGACACATCACGCATAA
- a CDS encoding YebG family protein, with protein sequence MAVIVKYVVERNGEEKMTFTSKAEADAYDKMLDMADELFSLLGKSELLEDEGKQEDLAMFLAQNKEEVLYALGAKRKPAPKKAKKLEAVEEDSEQEDAA encoded by the coding sequence ATGGCTGTAATCGTCAAGTACGTGGTAGAACGCAATGGAGAAGAGAAAATGACTTTTACCTCTAAAGCGGAAGCTGACGCATACGACAAAATGCTGGATATGGCGGACGAGTTATTCTCACTGCTAGGTAAAAGTGAACTTCTAGAAGACGAAGGTAAGCAAGAAGATCTTGCAATGTTCCTTGCGCAAAACAAAGAAGAAGTACTTTACGCTTTGGGTGCAAAACGTAAGCCTGCGCCAAAAAAAGCAAAGAAGCTTGAAGCTGTTGAAGAAGATAGCGAACAAGAAGACGCTGCATAA
- a CDS encoding GGGtGRT protein, which translates to MNTPITESVRRTLDEMQLSSLEAAYQYCMDRGIDPKALVMDTQPIAFESAADAYTLGTALAIFRGAKTAEEAANIIGEGLQACTKPGSVAEQRQVGIGHGALAARLLNEESGCFAFLAGHESFAAAEGAIKIALNVNKSRKNPLKVILNGLGKDAAYLISRINGFTYVRTQYNYQTGELVEVERRRFSQGPRGEILCYGADDVREGVAIMHKEQVDVSITGNSTNPTRFQHPVAGIYKAERNREGMPYFSVASGGGTGRTLHPDNVAAGPASYGMTDTMGRMHADAQFAGSSSVPAHVAMMGFIGMGNNPMVGATVALAVEVGELSL; encoded by the coding sequence ATGAACACTCCAATTACTGAATCTGTACGTCGCACATTAGACGAAATGCAACTTTCTTCTCTGGAAGCGGCTTATCAATACTGTATGGATCGTGGTATCGACCCTAAAGCGCTGGTGATGGACACTCAACCTATCGCGTTTGAAAGCGCAGCCGATGCCTACACGCTAGGCACCGCTTTGGCGATTTTCCGCGGTGCAAAAACAGCAGAAGAAGCTGCAAACATAATCGGTGAAGGTCTTCAAGCCTGTACGAAACCTGGCAGCGTAGCAGAGCAACGCCAAGTGGGTATTGGTCACGGTGCATTGGCGGCTCGTCTACTGAATGAAGAAAGTGGCTGTTTCGCTTTCCTTGCGGGTCACGAGTCATTCGCAGCGGCAGAAGGCGCAATCAAAATCGCATTGAACGTGAACAAATCACGCAAAAATCCGTTGAAAGTTATCTTGAATGGTTTGGGTAAAGACGCCGCTTACCTAATCTCACGCATCAATGGTTTCACTTACGTACGCACTCAATACAACTACCAAACTGGTGAGTTAGTGGAAGTAGAACGTCGCCGTTTCTCCCAAGGTCCACGTGGTGAGATCCTTTGCTACGGTGCAGACGATGTGCGTGAAGGCGTGGCTATCATGCATAAAGAACAAGTGGATGTGAGCATCACTGGTAACTCAACCAACCCGACTCGCTTCCAACACCCAGTTGCTGGTATCTACAAAGCAGAGCGTAACCGTGAAGGCATGCCTTACTTCTCGGTGGCATCAGGTGGTGGTACTGGTCGTACTCTACACCCAGATAACGTCGCGGCAGGTCCTGCGTCTTACGGCATGACAGATACCATGGGTCGAATGCACGCTGATGCGCAATTCGCGGGTAGCTCTTCAGTACCAGCACACGTAGCGATGATGGGCTTCATCGGGATGGGCAACAATCCAATGGTAGGTGCAACTGTTGCACTTGCAGTAGAGGTCGGTGAGCTTAGCCTCTAA
- a CDS encoding DUF3413 domain-containing protein: MLRKFSSNSAWLIAFFACFALYLSIACYPFLLSNNQAEPLTFLQKYYLLATQFGWLGLIALPLMLGCLLLSFLPTRMFKVVVITIAITLLIMLKVDILVFQQYKLHINGLLIRMFFEGGRDVFEISWMSWLIFISDIALLAIGLACTVWLANKLAQSRAKFVIVAVWFGLLLSTQVIHAYKNALYDDEVSQFSNNWPLYYPLTARKFIYRHHLVDENMASQNRVELKNIESSSLNYPLAPVNVEPKAKQPNVLFILVDAWRYSDATPEIMPNVSKFTDKTVNFSQHMSGGNSTQAGIFSLFYSLPATYWDSFYASQKSPVFMDTLQNQGYRMGIFGSAPLTSPPLSRTVFKKVKDLTLKQTGETQIKRDQQITDEFIQFQKQDSDKPYFSFLFYDSAHGTSFPEPEFAKFKPYWERVDHILLNNDFDASLYHNRYKNSLYFIDSLIAKVLKNVDLENTIVVITSDHGEEFNDHKMNYWGHTGNYSDTQVHVPLYVYLPDHQPEQINYRTTHYDIVPTLMNELFDVQGDTQSYSVGRDLFDNCVPRDWFIAGSYYNYALVGKETMLVVNPGGHSQQLNNQLKVDTEHQVPVNVIQDSLDEMSRFYKKG, encoded by the coding sequence ATGTTGCGCAAATTTTCTTCAAATAGCGCTTGGCTGATTGCATTTTTTGCTTGCTTTGCGCTTTATCTGTCGATCGCTTGTTACCCATTTTTGCTGTCAAACAACCAAGCAGAACCGCTCACCTTTCTGCAAAAATATTATTTACTCGCTACACAATTTGGCTGGTTGGGTTTAATTGCTCTTCCGCTGATGCTGGGTTGTTTATTGCTGTCCTTTTTGCCGACACGCATGTTCAAAGTCGTTGTGATCACCATTGCCATCACACTCTTGATCATGTTGAAAGTCGATATCCTCGTTTTCCAGCAATACAAACTGCACATCAATGGTCTACTGATCCGCATGTTCTTTGAAGGCGGTCGTGACGTATTTGAAATCTCTTGGATGAGTTGGCTGATCTTTATTAGCGACATTGCACTGCTCGCCATTGGCTTGGCATGCACCGTTTGGTTAGCCAATAAACTGGCTCAAAGCCGAGCAAAGTTCGTGATTGTTGCGGTTTGGTTTGGCTTGTTGCTGAGCACTCAGGTTATCCACGCCTATAAGAACGCACTCTATGACGACGAAGTCAGCCAGTTCTCGAATAACTGGCCTCTTTACTACCCATTAACGGCGCGTAAGTTTATCTATCGTCATCACTTGGTGGATGAAAATATGGCTTCACAAAACCGAGTGGAGCTGAAAAACATTGAAAGCAGTTCACTGAACTACCCACTCGCCCCTGTAAATGTAGAACCTAAAGCTAAACAACCGAATGTATTGTTCATTCTGGTTGATGCTTGGCGCTACAGCGATGCAACACCAGAAATTATGCCAAATGTCAGCAAGTTCACCGATAAAACCGTCAATTTCTCTCAGCATATGAGCGGTGGTAACTCTACTCAAGCAGGCATTTTTAGTCTGTTCTACAGCTTGCCAGCAACTTACTGGGACAGCTTTTATGCGAGTCAAAAATCTCCAGTCTTCATGGATACCCTGCAAAACCAAGGCTATCGAATGGGTATTTTTGGCTCAGCACCATTAACCAGCCCGCCTTTATCACGCACCGTCTTTAAGAAGGTGAAAGATCTCACCCTTAAGCAAACTGGCGAAACACAAATCAAACGTGACCAGCAGATCACCGATGAGTTTATTCAGTTTCAAAAGCAAGATAGCGACAAACCGTATTTCAGCTTCTTGTTTTACGATTCGGCTCATGGCACCAGTTTTCCAGAGCCTGAGTTTGCTAAATTCAAGCCTTATTGGGAACGTGTCGATCATATTCTTCTGAACAACGATTTTGACGCCTCGCTTTATCATAACCGCTATAAGAACTCTTTGTATTTCATCGACAGTTTGATCGCAAAAGTGCTGAAGAATGTCGACCTAGAGAACACCATTGTGGTGATTACTTCCGACCACGGAGAGGAATTTAACGACCACAAGATGAATTACTGGGGCCATACGGGTAACTACAGTGATACTCAAGTGCATGTGCCGTTATACGTTTATCTTCCAGATCATCAGCCAGAGCAGATCAACTACCGCACCACACACTATGACATTGTGCCAACTCTAATGAACGAACTATTCGACGTTCAAGGCGACACACAATCGTATAGCGTAGGACGAGACCTATTTGATAATTGTGTTCCGCGAGATTGGTTCATTGCGGGCAGTTATTACAACTATGCGCTGGTAGGGAAAGAAACCATGTTAGTGGTAAACCCAGGAGGGCATTCTCAGCAACTCAATAATCAACTTAAAGTGGATACGGAACACCAAGTACCAGTGAACGTGATTCAGGACTCTCTCGATGAAATGTCGCGCTTCTATAAGAAAGGATAA
- a CDS encoding LysR family transcriptional regulator, with protein MPSHISLKQLKVFTTITQHKTLTAASESLFLSKAAVSMALSELEKQIGHHLFDRVNNRLILNQEGQKLLPLADELLNRARDIESVFDGDQTLSGLLRIGASDTIGNQVAPYLLSDFRDETNHQSQSLFISNSAQICDMLIAYELDIALIEGKTIHPELESTQFSEDEMCVICPPDYPNFDEGPISLNELEDTEWILREAGSGSREFFMRAIAPRLEHWHEAFQLNTTEALINSVSAGLGLGCLSRLSAEPAIRDGRVKMLNMPLDMKRRFWLLIHKEKYQNPLLRTFIEFCQNWERPENPHLKDD; from the coding sequence ATGCCTAGTCATATCTCTCTTAAACAACTGAAAGTGTTTACTACGATCACTCAGCACAAAACGCTGACAGCGGCTTCTGAAAGCCTGTTTCTTTCTAAGGCGGCCGTGAGTATGGCGCTGTCTGAATTAGAGAAACAAATTGGCCATCACCTATTTGACCGGGTGAACAACCGCTTAATTCTCAACCAAGAAGGACAAAAACTTTTGCCCCTCGCGGATGAACTCCTCAACCGAGCTCGAGATATTGAGAGTGTGTTTGATGGCGACCAAACCCTATCAGGGCTGCTTCGCATCGGTGCCAGTGACACTATTGGCAACCAAGTTGCGCCCTACCTGTTAAGTGATTTTCGTGATGAAACGAATCACCAATCGCAGAGTTTGTTCATCTCCAACTCTGCCCAGATTTGTGACATGTTGATCGCTTACGAACTCGACATCGCGCTCATTGAGGGCAAGACCATACACCCAGAGTTGGAATCAACGCAATTCAGTGAAGACGAAATGTGTGTGATTTGCCCACCGGATTACCCTAACTTCGACGAAGGGCCAATCAGCCTAAACGAACTCGAAGACACAGAGTGGATTCTGCGTGAGGCTGGTTCTGGTTCTCGAGAGTTCTTCATGCGCGCTATCGCTCCGCGTCTAGAACACTGGCACGAGGCTTTTCAGCTCAACACCACCGAAGCGCTGATCAATTCGGTATCTGCTGGACTTGGCCTAGGTTGCTTATCACGCCTATCTGCAGAACCTGCAATTCGCGATGGTCGTGTGAAAATGCTCAACATGCCACTGGATATGAAGCGTCGCTTCTGGCTTTTGATCCACAAAGAGAAGTATCAAAACCCACTTCTGCGCACGTTTATTGAATTCTGCCAAAATTGGGAACGCCCAGAGAACCCGCACCTTAAAGATGACTAG
- the recC gene encoding exodeoxyribonuclease V subunit gamma: protein MFTVYHSNQVDVLKSLLVELIRINPLENPFEKEQILVQSPGMSQWLKMELAKEFGVAANLEFPLPATFIWDMFTQVLADVPKRSAFNKEAMTWKLMHLLPGLLNEASFEPLARYLQDDSDNSKLYQLAEKIADIFDGYLVYRPEWIASWEAGQTVPELEDEHPWQPILWQALYDHTVTLGQSPYHRANLYEHFIDTLENFNGNFDHLPKRLFVFGISSLPPRYMDALKAIGEHIDVHLMFTNPCRYYWGEVRDRKFLARLAAKHRQHVVWQEDHSEVQGESEQLKGSLEENVVDELHTDVVGNSLLASMGKLGRDNMYLLSQLESHEIEAFVDVERDSLLHQLQADILNLEEHQDDEQIDSSQHKQVVSLGDKSLSLHFCHSPMREVEVLHDQLLAMFDADPTLKPRDIIVMVADINAYSPAIQAVFGNAPGERFIPYSISDRTADQESPILAAFMQLVNLPNTRCLASELLELLETPAILKRFDLSEDDFLQAKQWVEESGIRWGLDSHTGSEFELPETRQNTWQFGIQRMLLGYAMPESAGLFEAQEGSLSPYNEVQGMGAELAGKLAHFIQQISQYRRKLSHVQSIDAWRETLVAMLDDFFSVELEGEMALKSIRDTLSQLKEQLTDAAFDDALSPSIVSQYLQNKLSGTRVSQRFLAGQVNFCTLMPMRSIPFRTVCLLGMNDGVYPRSMPPEGFDLMTGRTKPGDRSRRDDDRYLFLEAMLSAQQSLYISYVGRSIQDNTERVPSVLVSELMEYCHQNYCLVGDQDQPVDDSGDKLLNELVNVHAMVPFSPSAFQGSHSSYAKEWIPAALTQSNQSQGHARGEFNRALDDYLLGATFPIELDLVELQRFWRLPVQYFFNRRLKVMFEPPLPVMEDDEPFVLGGLESYQMRDELLETLLETAITQPSAKADVLKHFMSEQRAQGKLPVGAFGDIEFETNRVQAEELVDKLAFLSGAPQDDLEIDLTFDVLGEGKNIRLTGWLTQCYQSGLIRYRSGKIRAQDYLAAWIDHLAMSASGYPRKTHVIGYDRKEGAVHLVYPAMADAAQAKQLLAELVRLFFEGMTKPLPYFPKTALACVEAGFSRGHWADDEEKSLKKMADAFNDGYLSPGEGNNAYISRIWSAWNDELAAEVRTLTALVLQGARLTAMDAESIPK from the coding sequence TTGTTTACTGTCTATCACTCCAATCAGGTCGATGTTCTCAAATCACTTCTTGTTGAACTGATTCGCATCAATCCATTAGAAAACCCATTCGAAAAAGAGCAAATTCTGGTGCAAAGCCCGGGTATGTCTCAGTGGTTAAAAATGGAATTGGCGAAAGAGTTTGGTGTTGCGGCAAACTTAGAATTTCCGCTGCCAGCGACTTTCATTTGGGACATGTTCACCCAAGTATTGGCTGATGTGCCTAAGCGCAGTGCCTTCAACAAAGAAGCCATGACGTGGAAGCTGATGCACTTGCTTCCGGGTTTACTAAACGAAGCATCATTCGAACCTTTGGCTCGTTATCTTCAAGACGATAGTGACAACTCCAAGCTGTATCAATTGGCAGAGAAAATTGCCGATATTTTCGATGGTTATTTGGTGTATCGCCCAGAATGGATTGCAAGCTGGGAAGCCGGACAAACGGTGCCTGAACTTGAAGACGAACACCCATGGCAGCCGATTTTGTGGCAGGCGTTGTACGATCACACGGTTACTCTTGGGCAATCGCCTTATCATCGTGCCAATTTGTACGAACACTTCATTGATACGCTAGAAAACTTCAACGGTAACTTTGACCATCTGCCGAAGCGTCTGTTTGTGTTTGGTATCTCTTCACTGCCGCCACGTTACATGGATGCGCTCAAAGCCATTGGTGAACACATTGATGTGCACTTGATGTTTACCAACCCTTGTCGCTATTACTGGGGTGAGGTACGCGACCGTAAATTCCTAGCTCGCCTAGCAGCAAAACATCGTCAGCACGTGGTCTGGCAAGAAGACCATTCTGAAGTACAAGGTGAGAGTGAGCAGTTAAAAGGTTCACTAGAAGAAAACGTGGTGGATGAGCTGCATACCGATGTGGTGGGTAACAGCTTGTTGGCGTCGATGGGTAAACTTGGACGCGATAACATGTATCTGTTGTCGCAGCTCGAATCCCATGAGATTGAAGCTTTTGTTGATGTCGAGCGCGACAGTCTGCTCCATCAACTTCAAGCCGACATTCTTAATTTAGAAGAGCACCAAGACGACGAGCAAATCGACAGCAGCCAGCACAAACAAGTGGTGAGTTTGGGTGATAAATCCCTGAGCTTGCACTTTTGCCACAGCCCAATGCGAGAAGTGGAAGTGCTACACGATCAGCTTTTGGCAATGTTCGATGCCGATCCGACACTGAAACCGCGCGATATTATTGTCATGGTGGCAGACATCAATGCCTACAGCCCAGCGATTCAGGCGGTGTTTGGCAATGCGCCGGGTGAGCGATTTATTCCTTACTCGATTTCAGACCGAACGGCCGACCAAGAAAGCCCAATTTTGGCGGCTTTCATGCAACTTGTTAATTTACCGAATACACGTTGCTTGGCTTCTGAATTACTTGAGTTGTTAGAAACGCCAGCGATTTTGAAGCGATTCGACTTAAGCGAAGATGATTTCCTTCAAGCTAAACAATGGGTGGAAGAATCTGGTATTCGCTGGGGGCTAGATAGCCATACGGGCAGCGAATTTGAACTGCCAGAAACACGCCAAAATACATGGCAATTTGGTATCCAGCGTATGTTGTTAGGTTACGCGATGCCAGAATCTGCCGGTTTGTTTGAAGCGCAAGAGGGTAGCCTCTCGCCATACAATGAAGTGCAAGGTATGGGCGCAGAACTTGCCGGTAAGTTAGCCCACTTTATTCAACAAATTAGCCAATATCGCCGCAAACTTTCCCATGTTCAGTCGATTGATGCATGGCGTGAAACCTTGGTGGCGATGTTGGATGACTTCTTCTCTGTTGAGCTAGAAGGGGAAATGGCGCTTAAGTCGATTCGAGATACCTTAAGCCAACTGAAAGAACAACTTACCGATGCGGCATTTGATGATGCCTTGTCGCCTTCTATTGTAAGCCAGTATCTACAAAACAAGCTGTCAGGAACACGGGTCAGCCAGCGCTTCCTTGCCGGGCAAGTGAACTTCTGTACTCTGATGCCGATGCGCTCGATCCCATTTAGAACCGTGTGTCTGCTGGGTATGAACGATGGGGTCTACCCGCGCTCAATGCCACCAGAAGGTTTTGACTTAATGACGGGTCGTACTAAACCGGGCGACCGTTCACGCCGAGACGATGACCGTTACCTATTCTTAGAAGCCATGTTGTCTGCGCAGCAAAGTTTGTACATCAGTTACGTTGGGCGCTCTATCCAAGATAACACCGAGCGCGTGCCGTCTGTTCTGGTATCGGAGTTGATGGAATATTGCCATCAGAACTACTGCTTAGTGGGCGATCAAGACCAGCCCGTCGATGACTCCGGAGATAAACTACTCAACGAGTTAGTAAACGTACATGCCATGGTGCCATTCAGCCCAAGTGCATTCCAAGGTTCTCACTCAAGCTATGCTAAGGAGTGGATTCCGGCCGCGTTGACCCAAAGCAATCAATCGCAAGGTCATGCGCGTGGCGAGTTTAACCGCGCATTGGATGATTACTTGCTTGGCGCAACCTTCCCAATCGAATTGGATTTGGTGGAATTACAACGCTTCTGGCGTTTACCAGTTCAGTATTTCTTTAACCGCCGTTTGAAAGTGATGTTCGAGCCGCCATTGCCTGTGATGGAAGATGATGAGCCCTTTGTATTAGGCGGCTTAGAAAGCTATCAAATGCGCGATGAGTTACTAGAAACCTTGCTCGAAACCGCCATTACTCAACCGTCCGCAAAAGCAGACGTGCTCAAGCACTTTATGAGTGAGCAACGTGCACAGGGCAAATTACCGGTTGGCGCATTTGGTGATATCGAGTTTGAAACCAACCGCGTGCAAGCTGAAGAGCTGGTGGATAAGTTGGCGTTCTTATCCGGTGCACCGCAAGACGATTTAGAAATCGACCTTACCTTCGATGTGCTTGGTGAAGGAAAAAATATCCGTCTAACCGGTTGGTTAACTCAATGCTATCAATCCGGTTTGATTCGCTACCGCAGTGGTAAAATTCGTGCGCAGGATTACCTTGCTGCATGGATTGATCATCTTGCTATGTCTGCCTCTGGTTATCCGAGAAAGACCCACGTTATTGGTTATGACCGCAAGGAAGGCGCGGTGCATTTAGTTTACCCAGCAATGGCAGACGCTGCGCAAGCGAAACAATTGCTTGCTGAATTAGTGCGTTTGTTTTTTGAAGGCATGACTAAGCCATTACCATATTTCCCGAAAACAGCACTGGCGTGTGTCGAGGCAGGCTTTAGTCGTGGCCACTGGGCTGATGACGAAGAGAAATCGCTGAAGAAAATGGCGGATGCATTCAATGATGGTTACCTGAGCCCAGGCGAAGGAAACAATGCGTATATTTCGCGTATTTGGTCTGCTTGGAATGATGAGCTTGCAGCAGAAGTTCGCACACTGACTGCATTGGTTCTTCAAGGCGCAAGATTGACGGCGATGGATGCTGAAAGTATACCCAAGTAA
- a CDS encoding iron-sulfur cluster assembly scaffold protein has protein sequence MQYSHEIQSMCPIQRGDLHASAPIPVEGAMINPKDVIAISGLSHGVGACAPQQGAAKLTLNVKNGIIEEALIETIGCSGMTQSAAMAAEILTGKTILEALNTDLVCDAINVAMREIFLQFVYGRTQSAFSEGGLEIGAALEDLGQTQRSQVGTSYSTKAKGVRYMELAEGYVTKLALDENKEVIGYQYLNLGKMMKAINEGVPAAEAADKATGTYGRFDEAVTTINPRQQ, from the coding sequence ATGCAATACTCACACGAAATCCAATCAATGTGCCCGATTCAACGCGGCGATCTTCATGCATCTGCACCGATCCCTGTTGAAGGCGCAATGATCAATCCAAAAGACGTTATCGCGATTTCCGGTCTTAGCCACGGCGTTGGTGCTTGTGCTCCTCAACAAGGTGCAGCAAAACTGACCCTTAACGTCAAAAACGGCATCATCGAAGAAGCTTTGATCGAAACGATCGGCTGTTCAGGCATGACTCAATCAGCAGCGATGGCCGCAGAAATCCTAACCGGTAAAACCATTCTTGAAGCACTCAACACTGACTTAGTGTGTGATGCTATCAACGTCGCAATGCGCGAAATTTTCCTTCAATTTGTTTACGGTCGTACTCAATCTGCTTTCTCTGAAGGCGGCTTGGAAATTGGTGCGGCACTGGAAGATCTTGGTCAAACTCAACGCAGCCAAGTGGGTACTAGCTACTCAACCAAAGCAAAAGGCGTGCGTTACATGGAGCTGGCTGAAGGTTACGTAACAAAACTCGCACTAGACGAAAACAAAGAAGTGATTGGTTACCAATATCTCAACCTCGGCAAGATGATGAAAGCCATCAACGAAGGCGTACCTGCAGCAGAAGCGGCAGACAAAGCAACAGGGACTTACGGTCGTTTTGATGAAGCCGTAACGACCATCAACCCACGCCAACAATAA